The Hevea brasiliensis isolate MT/VB/25A 57/8 chromosome 1, ASM3005281v1, whole genome shotgun sequence genome has a window encoding:
- the LOC110649145 gene encoding regulator of telomere elongation helicase 1 homolog encodes MHVCFGLAKLKDTSTSDAVLFAVCHGKVSEGLDFVDHAGRAVVIIVALARGGMQDAEVTDSMWRRLVKSTSIKNCKSGCWMSNSSPL; translated from the exons ATGCATGTGTGTTTTGGCTTGGCCAAGCTGAAAGATACCTCCACTTCTGATGCAGTTCTTTTTGCTGTTTGTCATGGCAAG GTGAGTGAAGGATTGGATTTTGTTGATCATGCTGGAAGAGCTGTAGTGATTATT GTTGCACTTGCAAGGGGAGGCATGCAAG ATGCTGAAGTTACAGATTCTATGTGGAGAAGATTGGTAAAGTCAACAAGCATTAAGAACTGTAAATCAGGCTGTTGGATGAGTAATTCGTCACCGCTATGA